The following coding sequences are from one Sphingomonas sp. OV641 window:
- a CDS encoding DUF2007 domain-containing protein, whose translation MSLVELGRYDRNLANILVGRLKSEGIPALAFDAGASIADGSWLLIPVRVMVDEDDLDRARDVANSA comes from the coding sequence ATGAGCCTCGTGGAACTCGGCCGCTACGATCGCAACCTCGCCAATATCCTGGTCGGGCGATTGAAGAGCGAAGGCATTCCCGCGCTTGCCTTCGACGCTGGCGCATCGATTGCGGACGGAAGCTGGCTGCTCATCCCCGTGCGGGTGATGGTGGATGAGGATGACCTCGATCGCGCCCGGGATGTGGCAAATTCTGCCTAA
- a CDS encoding CcdB family protein: MGWPERLNPRFEIDGQELRMATQFMRAVERSQLRDKVASLADRDHVIKSAIDGLISGF; the protein is encoded by the coding sequence ATGGGCTGGCCCGAGCGCTTGAACCCGCGTTTTGAAATCGACGGGCAGGAACTGCGCATGGCCACCCAGTTCATGAGGGCGGTGGAACGGTCCCAGCTAAGGGACAAGGTTGCTTCACTCGCGGACCGCGATCATGTCATAAAATCTGCGATCGACGGGCTGATCTCCGGATTCTGA
- a CDS encoding trimeric intracellular cation channel family protein: protein MDPHTAAPVLHLLSLAGITVFAISGALAAARQRLDIIAAGFFAVVTATGGGTVRDLLIAAPVFWMKDAVPIVICIMVAGAVWLVPLTRWPTRALDWFDAAGLAAFAVYGTAKALGNGASPLSAVAMGVVTACLGGIIRDMVAGIPSIMLRNELYVTAALAAGLIFVVLLHAGVPQGWASVVSAAIGFALRGAGIVWKLALPRHPG from the coding sequence ATGGATCCGCATACCGCTGCCCCCGTGCTTCACCTTCTCAGTCTAGCGGGGATCACCGTTTTTGCGATTTCGGGGGCGCTCGCCGCGGCACGCCAGCGGCTGGATATCATTGCCGCCGGCTTTTTTGCGGTCGTGACCGCGACGGGCGGCGGGACGGTTCGCGACCTTCTGATCGCGGCGCCCGTGTTCTGGATGAAGGATGCAGTGCCGATCGTCATCTGCATCATGGTGGCTGGAGCGGTGTGGCTGGTTCCGCTCACCCGCTGGCCGACCAGGGCGCTCGACTGGTTCGACGCGGCCGGCCTGGCCGCGTTCGCCGTCTATGGCACGGCCAAGGCACTGGGAAACGGAGCGTCACCGCTTTCGGCGGTCGCGATGGGCGTCGTCACGGCATGCCTGGGCGGCATCATCCGCGACATGGTGGCAGGGATCCCTTCGATCATGCTGCGCAACGAACTGTATGTCACGGCGGCGCTGGCGGCGGGCCTGATCTTCGTCGTTCTTCTCCATGCCGGCGTGCCGCAGGGCTGGGCGTCCGTCGTTTCCGCTGCAATCGGCTTCGCGCTGCGCGGCGCCGGCATCGTCTGGAAGCTTGCGCTGCCACGTCATCCCGGCTGA
- a CDS encoding type II toxin-antitoxin system CcdA family antitoxin: MKRDPIASGKRKPVNMSIDTGIVAFAREAGVNLSQVSEPAIRKAAEAVRARRWQEEHREWIDAHNRWIDENGIPLSTLRVL; encoded by the coding sequence ATGAAGCGTGACCCCATCGCCTCCGGAAAGCGGAAGCCGGTCAACATGTCGATCGATACCGGTATCGTCGCCTTCGCGCGAGAGGCGGGCGTCAACCTTTCGCAGGTTAGCGAGCCGGCGATCCGCAAGGCGGCCGAAGCCGTTCGCGCGCGGCGGTGGCAAGAGGAACATCGCGAGTGGATTGATGCGCATAACCGTTGGATCGACGAGAACGGGATTCCGTTGTCGACCCTGCGCGTGCTTTGA
- a CDS encoding pyridoxamine 5'-phosphate oxidase family protein, giving the protein MAEFFPALSDAHRLFVERQPVFFVATAAEGSRINLSPKGMDSFRVLDDRTVAYLDVVGSGNETNAHLLADGRITIMFCAFDQPALIFRIYGKGRAVLPQDAEWTALHAQFTPLPGTRQIFVIAIDQVQTSCGWGVPQMTLEHPRETLNKYNAKYSDEDRLDYWRAVDGKSIDGLPTRLPDALPG; this is encoded by the coding sequence ATGGCCGAGTTCTTCCCCGCCCTCTCCGATGCGCACCGCCTGTTCGTCGAACGCCAACCCGTCTTCTTCGTCGCCACCGCCGCGGAAGGATCGCGGATCAATCTCAGTCCCAAGGGCATGGACAGCTTCCGCGTGCTGGACGATCGCACCGTTGCCTATCTGGACGTGGTCGGATCGGGCAATGAAACCAATGCGCACCTGCTGGCGGATGGGCGCATCACCATCATGTTCTGCGCCTTCGATCAGCCGGCGCTGATCTTCCGCATCTATGGCAAAGGGCGCGCCGTGCTGCCGCAGGATGCCGAATGGACTGCGCTGCACGCGCAGTTCACGCCGTTGCCGGGCACGCGCCAGATCTTCGTCATCGCGATCGATCAGGTGCAGACATCGTGCGGATGGGGCGTGCCGCAGATGACGCTGGAGCATCCGCGCGAGACGCTGAACAAGTACAACGCCAAATATAGCGACGAGGATCGGCTGGATTATTGGCGCGCGGTGGACGGCAAGAGCATCGATGGCCTGCCGACGCGCCTGCCCGATGCCCTGCCCGGCTGA
- a CDS encoding ammonium transporter: MKQALKIAGALGLGAAACAALPAWAQEATAATPVPDKGDTAWMMISTVLVMTMIVPGLALFYGGLVRTKNMLSVLTQILAVASFAMIIWVIYGYTMAFGDGGNAFISGFGKLFLAGVTADSTAATFTDGVVIPEFVFIAFQMTFAAITVSLVIGGLVERMKFAGLMVFALIWLTIVYFPIAHMVWAGNGLLFNWEPAALDFAGGTVVHINAGISALVGAIILGPRLGYKKDIMAPHSLVMTLIGTGLLWVGWFGFNAGSALEANGSAALAMINTFVATAAGVLFWMLTERALGHKGSLLGACSGAIAGLVAVTPAAGNSGPFGAILLGAIAAIVCAFFVVSVKPKLNLDDSLDAFGIHGLGGIVGSIGTAFTMLPGLGGPGAADYALAPQLMTQVIAVVISVVWAAVGSGIAFTIAKAATGLRVSEEVEREGLDLGEHGERAYNY; encoded by the coding sequence ATGAAGCAAGCATTGAAGATTGCCGGCGCCCTCGGACTTGGCGCCGCCGCATGCGCGGCGCTGCCTGCCTGGGCACAGGAAGCGACCGCTGCCACACCCGTGCCGGACAAGGGCGACACGGCGTGGATGATGATTTCCACCGTTCTCGTCATGACCATGATCGTGCCGGGACTGGCGCTGTTCTACGGCGGCCTGGTGCGCACCAAGAACATGTTGTCGGTGCTGACGCAGATCCTGGCGGTGGCCAGCTTCGCGATGATCATCTGGGTGATCTACGGCTATACCATGGCGTTTGGTGACGGCGGCAATGCCTTCATCTCCGGCTTCGGCAAGCTGTTCCTCGCCGGCGTGACCGCGGATTCGACCGCCGCAACCTTCACCGACGGCGTCGTGATCCCGGAATTCGTCTTCATCGCCTTCCAGATGACGTTCGCCGCCATCACCGTCAGCCTCGTGATCGGCGGCTTGGTGGAGCGGATGAAGTTCGCCGGCCTGATGGTGTTCGCCCTCATCTGGCTGACGATCGTCTATTTTCCGATCGCGCACATGGTGTGGGCGGGCAATGGCCTGCTCTTCAACTGGGAGCCGGCAGCGCTCGACTTCGCCGGTGGCACGGTGGTGCACATCAACGCCGGTATCTCGGCGCTGGTCGGTGCGATCATCCTCGGCCCGCGCCTGGGCTACAAGAAGGACATCATGGCCCCGCATTCGCTGGTCATGACGCTGATCGGCACTGGCCTGCTCTGGGTGGGCTGGTTCGGCTTCAACGCCGGCTCCGCGCTGGAAGCCAACGGCTCGGCCGCGCTGGCGATGATCAACACCTTCGTCGCCACGGCCGCTGGCGTCCTGTTCTGGATGCTGACCGAGCGTGCGCTTGGCCACAAGGGCTCGCTGCTGGGCGCCTGCTCGGGTGCGATCGCCGGCCTCGTTGCGGTCACCCCGGCGGCCGGCAATTCCGGTCCGTTCGGCGCCATCCTGCTGGGTGCGATCGCGGCGATCGTCTGCGCCTTCTTCGTGGTGTCGGTGAAGCCGAAGCTGAACCTGGACGACTCGCTTGATGCTTTCGGTATCCATGGGCTGGGCGGCATCGTCGGCTCGATCGGCACCGCTTTCACCATGCTGCCGGGCCTCGGCGGGCCGGGCGCTGCCGATTATGCACTGGCGCCGCAGCTGATGACCCAGGTCATCGCGGTGGTGATCTCCGTGGTCTGGGCAGCGGTCGGATCGGGCATCGCCTTCACCATCGCCAAGGCGGCGACGGGCCTGCGCGTCAGCGAAGAGGTGGAGCGCGAAGGCCTCGACCTCGGCGAGCATGGCGAGCGCGCCTACAATTATTGA
- a CDS encoding retropepsin-like aspartic protease, with protein sequence MRRWFALPLLALLANMEPQQPVNAPATANLPVTPNLPITDVAEPSLAEQLAFGDEGPRMTVPVQIAGAGPFEFIIDTGAQRTVISRELAGKLNLPGGRMVRLTGMTGTQDVGTVVIPSISVSTLGGERIEAPALSAAHLGAPGMLGIDALQGHALAIDFDNQRMTVTPARKRGERVRRAPDEIVIQARSLFGQLVVTDARVGGERVRVILDTGSAVSMGNMALRKRLAKRGKVTPITLISVTGGQLVADYGTVGLVKIGDAEIHDMPVAFADAPPFRAFGLEKKPAIMLGMDVLKLFTRVQIDFANRELRLLLPRGASRRG encoded by the coding sequence ATGCGCCGCTGGTTCGCTTTGCCACTCCTCGCGCTGCTCGCCAACATGGAGCCGCAGCAGCCGGTCAATGCGCCGGCCACGGCGAACCTGCCGGTCACGCCAAATCTGCCGATCACGGACGTCGCCGAGCCCAGCCTGGCCGAACAGCTCGCCTTCGGGGACGAAGGGCCGCGGATGACCGTGCCGGTGCAGATTGCCGGCGCCGGGCCGTTCGAGTTCATCATCGACACGGGCGCCCAGCGCACGGTGATCAGCCGCGAACTTGCCGGAAAGCTGAACCTGCCGGGCGGCCGCATGGTGCGGCTGACCGGGATGACGGGCACGCAGGACGTGGGCACCGTCGTCATCCCCTCCATTTCCGTCAGCACGCTGGGCGGCGAGCGGATCGAGGCACCGGCGCTGTCCGCCGCGCATCTCGGCGCGCCCGGCATGCTTGGGATCGATGCCTTGCAGGGCCATGCGCTCGCCATCGATTTCGACAATCAGCGCATGACCGTCACGCCGGCCCGAAAGCGCGGGGAACGGGTCCGCCGCGCGCCGGACGAGATCGTCATCCAGGCGCGCAGCCTGTTCGGCCAATTGGTCGTGACGGACGCCAGGGTAGGCGGCGAGCGGGTGCGCGTGATCCTCGATACCGGCAGCGCGGTGTCGATGGGCAACATGGCGTTGCGCAAGCGGCTGGCGAAGCGCGGCAAGGTCACGCCGATTACGCTCATCAGCGTCACCGGCGGTCAGCTCGTCGCCGATTACGGCACGGTCGGCCTCGTGAAGATCGGCGATGCCGAGATCCATGACATGCCGGTCGCCTTTGCCGATGCGCCGCCGTTCCGCGCCTTCGGCCTCGAAAAGAAACCGGCGATCATGCTTGGCATGGATGTGCTGAAGCTGTTCACCCGCGTCCAGATCGATTTCGCCAACCGCGAATTGCGCCTGCTGCTGCCGCGCGGCGCCTCCCGCCGGGGGTGA
- a CDS encoding P-II family nitrogen regulator gives MKLVIAIIKPFKLDEVREALTTIGVAGMTVTEVKGFGRQKGQTEIYRGAEYSTNMVPKIKIEVVCAANLADRVVEAIQSSANTGAIGDGKIFVLDVGQAVRIRTGETDDTAL, from the coding sequence ATGAAACTGGTCATAGCCATCATCAAGCCGTTCAAACTGGACGAGGTGAGAGAAGCGCTCACCACGATCGGGGTGGCGGGGATGACGGTCACCGAGGTCAAGGGTTTTGGGCGGCAGAAGGGCCAGACCGAAATCTACCGCGGGGCCGAATACAGCACCAACATGGTGCCCAAGATCAAGATCGAGGTCGTCTGCGCCGCCAATCTGGCGGACCGGGTCGTGGAGGCGATCCAATCCTCGGCCAACACCGGCGCCATTGGCGACGGCAAGATCTTCGTCCTCGATGTCGGGCAGGCCGTGCGCATCCGCACCGGCGAGACCGACGACACGGCGCTCTGA
- a CDS encoding ligase-associated DNA damage response DEXH box helicase, giving the protein MTPDLPAPLAAWFASRGWAPRRHQLDMLREGRAGRHALLVAATGAGKTLAGFLPTLAELIDHPGEGLHTLYVSPLKALAVDIQRNLVTPLDEMGLDELGVDIRVETRTGDTPSDRKARQRAKPPQILLTTPESLSLLLSYPDSFTMFAGLRTIVIDEVHAFATGKRGDLLSLCMARLQAIAPAMRRVALSATVADPDGYRAWLAPDGDIDAVSLVQGETGVDPNIDILLPEDRVPWAGHSGRYAAAQVMAEIETHKTTIVFCNTRSLAELIFQDLWKENAMQLPIGIHHGSLEKEARRKVEAAMAGGRLRALVATASLDLGVDWGDVDCVIQMGAPKGSSRLLQRIGRSNHRLDEPSEAILVPGNRFEYLEARAALDAVEAGELDTDIFRMGALDVLAQHVMACACAAPFDQQAMLDEVRSALPYSALTDELFDKVLGFIRDGGYSLRAYDRFKRLTQDADGLWRVSHPKFVAQHRLNAGIIVEATMLKVRFRNGRALGKVEEAFAATLAHGDTFFFAGMSLEVEKIDTEDLIVRATARPARIPTYGGSRMPLSTNLADRVRGFLNTPAQWSRFPDDVREWLEIQARRSALPRPDQLLVETFPREGRNYMVAYSFEGWNAHQSLGMLITRRMETAGLKPLGFVANDYAIATYSIDPVTDPAALFSADILEHEFVDWVQQSHLLKRAFREVAVIGGLVERQHPGKRKTGKQVTFSTDLIYDVLRKYEPGHVLLEAAWADARARMTDVGRLAGLLDRAAETMLHVDLPRVSPLAVPVLVLIGRERVATGSADDALLIEAEALAGEAMRLDETEAV; this is encoded by the coding sequence ATGACGCCTGATCTTCCCGCCCCGCTCGCCGCTTGGTTTGCATCCCGGGGCTGGGCGCCGCGCCGTCACCAGCTGGACATGCTGCGCGAGGGGCGCGCCGGCCGTCATGCCTTGCTCGTCGCCGCGACCGGGGCGGGGAAGACGCTGGCGGGCTTTCTCCCGACCCTCGCCGAGTTGATCGATCATCCCGGCGAAGGTCTTCACACCCTGTATGTGTCGCCGCTCAAGGCGCTGGCCGTCGACATCCAACGCAATCTCGTCACCCCGCTCGACGAGATGGGGCTCGACGAATTGGGCGTCGACATCCGCGTGGAGACCCGCACCGGCGACACGCCGTCGGATCGCAAGGCGCGGCAGCGGGCAAAACCACCGCAGATTCTGTTGACGACGCCGGAATCGCTGTCGCTGCTGCTGAGCTATCCGGACAGCTTCACCATGTTTGCCGGCCTCAGGACGATCGTGATCGATGAGGTGCATGCCTTTGCCACCGGCAAGCGCGGGGATCTCCTGTCGCTGTGCATGGCGCGGCTTCAGGCGATCGCGCCCGCCATGCGCCGCGTTGCATTATCCGCCACCGTGGCCGATCCCGACGGCTATCGCGCCTGGCTCGCCCCCGATGGCGACATCGATGCGGTCAGCCTCGTCCAGGGCGAGACCGGCGTCGATCCGAACATCGATATTCTGCTGCCCGAGGATCGCGTCCCTTGGGCGGGCCATTCCGGCCGCTATGCCGCGGCGCAGGTGATGGCGGAGATCGAGACGCACAAGACGACCATCGTCTTTTGCAACACGCGCAGCCTGGCCGAACTGATCTTTCAGGATCTCTGGAAGGAAAATGCCATGCAGCTGCCGATCGGCATCCATCATGGCAGCCTGGAGAAGGAGGCGCGACGCAAGGTGGAGGCGGCAATGGCCGGCGGCCGGCTGCGCGCACTGGTTGCCACCGCCAGCCTCGATCTTGGCGTCGACTGGGGCGATGTGGATTGCGTCATTCAGATGGGCGCGCCCAAGGGCTCCTCGCGCCTGCTTCAGCGGATCGGCCGCAGCAATCACCGGCTGGACGAGCCGTCGGAAGCGATCCTCGTCCCCGGCAACCGCTTCGAATATCTCGAGGCGCGCGCCGCGCTCGATGCGGTGGAGGCGGGTGAGCTGGATACCGACATCTTCCGCATGGGCGCGCTCGACGTGCTGGCGCAGCATGTCATGGCCTGCGCCTGCGCCGCGCCGTTCGATCAGCAGGCGATGCTGGACGAGGTGCGCTCGGCCTTGCCCTATTCGGCGTTGACCGACGAACTGTTCGACAAGGTGCTCGGCTTCATCCGCGACGGCGGCTATTCGCTTCGCGCCTATGACCGCTTCAAGCGGCTGACGCAGGATGCCGACGGATTATGGCGCGTCAGCCACCCCAAATTTGTCGCTCAGCACCGCCTCAACGCCGGCATCATTGTCGAGGCGACCATGCTCAAGGTCCGCTTCCGCAACGGTCGCGCGCTCGGCAAGGTGGAGGAGGCCTTTGCCGCCACGCTGGCGCATGGCGATACCTTCTTCTTCGCCGGCATGAGCCTGGAGGTGGAGAAGATCGACACCGAGGATCTGATCGTCCGCGCTACTGCCCGGCCCGCACGCATCCCGACCTATGGCGGCAGCCGGATGCCCTTGTCGACCAACCTCGCGGATCGCGTGCGCGGCTTTCTCAACACGCCCGCCCAATGGTCGCGCTTTCCCGATGACGTGCGCGAATGGCTGGAGATTCAGGCGCGCCGCTCCGCGCTCCCGCGCCCCGATCAGCTGCTGGTCGAAACCTTCCCGCGCGAAGGGCGCAACTACATGGTCGCCTACAGCTTCGAAGGCTGGAATGCGCACCAGTCGCTCGGCATGCTGATCACGCGGCGCATGGAGACTGCGGGGCTGAAGCCCTTGGGCTTCGTCGCCAATGACTATGCCATTGCGACCTATTCGATCGATCCCGTCACCGATCCGGCCGCGCTGTTCTCGGCCGACATCCTTGAGCATGAGTTTGTCGACTGGGTGCAGCAATCGCACCTTCTGAAACGCGCCTTTCGCGAAGTGGCGGTGATCGGCGGCCTTGTCGAGCGGCAGCACCCCGGCAAGCGAAAGACCGGCAAACAGGTCACTTTCTCGACCGATCTCATCTATGACGTGCTGCGCAAATATGAGCCCGGCCACGTCCTGCTGGAGGCCGCCTGGGCCGACGCCCGCGCCCGCATGACCGATGTCGGCCGCCTCGCCGGGCTGCTCGACCGCGCGGCGGAAACCATGCTGCACGTCGATCTGCCGCGCGTCTCCCCACTCGCCGTGCCGGTGCTGGTCCTGATCGGGCGCGAGCGCGTCGCCACCGGCAGCGCTGACGATGCGCTGCTGATCGAGGCGGAGGCGCTGGCAGGGGAAGCGATGCGGCTGGATGAAACGGAGGCGGTGTAG